One part of the Syngnathus acus chromosome 17, fSynAcu1.2, whole genome shotgun sequence genome encodes these proteins:
- the cc2d1b gene encoding coiled-coil and C2 domain-containing protein 1B isoform X6, protein MFGKKRREPLPKGRGAAAAKQMGLFVDMDPEDMMTMGADEGLDDPDLEAELAAITGGKAASGPGGKAKHKGRSPLPMEDIAKMADECMRDVDEDEDDDNLEDDEDLLAELQEVVGDEGEQPRGVSSSSAVTIVEPSSQEKSLSVVAAVPGSVQHTLEERLAMYKTALHNAKTAGEGAKSRRIERGLKTMESMLTAVKKGRQVSEAEIPPPVSTGTKSATPSAAPSVTPALPSPPEIIAPDGEEEELHSSASMLALADEPSQEQADSAQAHPSEEQAHPSEEQAHPSQEQAHTSREQAHTSQEQADPSQEQADPSQEQADPSQEQAEPSQEQADISPTANRNANERVATLLVQRQREYKMAALAAKKAGEAERAMVYFRTSKKFDSVIEALKQGQAVDLSGLPPPPGTSGSATPVKQNSQVPGPAAEAPALSAPGNVLEALEQRRAKYIEASAQAKAGGDERKARMHDRIAKQYQSAIRSHKAGKAVNFDELPVPPGFPPIPGQKATTTEQGVVAALEAASKLSTTDDASADEEEEENEVEPKKTTLSVPAASRGRRRSPSVSPERTSARDLSAAGLPLLGSAAAQQLAFLEGRRKQYMKAALHAKQKNDMEQAKSFLRIAKGLEVMVEAARSGKAVDISAVPSPPGDEDEDFVLVHHSDVGLSKKAEQLYAQLAKILKEQREKCLTHSKQFTHMGNITETTKFEKMAESCKKSIEFLKMSQAKGLPPPKHHFEDRTFHTVRMFPDLSSTEMVVVIVKGMNLPAPSGIQSNDLDAYIKFDFPYPSTEQPQRHKTNVIKNSNCPEYNQSFSLSINRNHRGFRRVVTSKGLKLELLHKGGFLRSDKPIGTAHVKLEQLESQSEIREIVEVMDGRKPTGGRVEVRVRLREPLNGQDTQASTVRWLVVEQSLLLV, encoded by the exons ATGTTCGGCAAGAAGAGGAGAGAGCCCCTCCCCAAAGGCAGGGGCGCCGCCGCTGCCAAGCAG ATGGGCCTGTTTGTAGATATGGACCCCGAGGACATGATGACGATGGGGGCCGATGAGGGTTTGGACGACCCGGACTTGGAGGCTGAGCTGGCTGCCATCACTGGAGGCAAAGCGGCCTCGGGTCCTGGGGGAAAAGCCAAGCACAAGGGAAGGA GCCCGCTTCCCATGGAGGACATCGCCAAAATGGCAGATGAGTGTATGCGAGATGTTGAcgaggatgaagatgatgacaaTCTAGAGGATGATGAAGACCTCCTG GCGGAGCTACAGGAAGTGGTGGGCGACGAAGGCGAGCAGCCCCGAGGTGTTTCTTCTTCATCTGCGGTAACTATCGTTGAACCTTCCTCACAG GAAAAGAGCCTGTCTGTTGTGGCAGCTGTGCCTGGCAGTGTGCAGCACACATTAGAAGAGCGGCTCGCCATGTACAAGACGGCACTGCACAATGCCAAGACGGCGGGCGAGGGCGCCAAATCCCGCCGGATCGAGCGTGGGCTAAAG ACGATGGAGTCCATGCTGACTGCTGTCAAGAAAGGCCGCCAAGTGAGCGAGGCGGAGATTCCTCCACCGGTCTCCACGGGAACTAAGAGCGCCACGCCAAGTGCCGCCCCTAGTGTAACCCCAGCTCTGCCCTCACCTCCTGAAATCATCGCGCCTGATGGCGAAGAGGAGGAACTGCACTCATCTGCCTCCATGCTAGCACTCGCTGATGAGCCATCACAGGAGCAGGCGGATTCGGCGCAGGCCCATCCGTCAGAGGAGCAGGCCCATCCGTCAGAGGAGCAGGCCCATCCGTCACAGGAACAAGCCCATACTTCACGGGAGCAAGCCCATACTTCACAAGAGCAGGCGGATCCTTCACAGGAGCAGGCGGATCCTTCACAGGAGCAGGCGGATCCTTCACAGGAGCAG GCGGAGCCTTCACAGGAGCAGGCAGACATCTCGCCAACCGCTAATAGGAATG CAAATGAGCGTGTGGCAACGCTGTTGGTGCAAAGGCAGCGAGAgtacaaaatggctgctttggCAGCCAAGAAGGCAGGAGAGGCGGAGCGAGCCATGGTTTACTTCAGGACCAGCAAG AAGTTCGATTCCGTGATCGAGGCCTTGAAACAAGGACAAGCTGTCGACCTGAGCGgcctgcctcctcctccag GCACAAGTGGCAGCGCAACGCCAGTCAAGCAAAACAGTCAAGTACCCGgaccggctgcagaagctccAG CCCTGTCGGCTCCTGGGAATGTACTGGAGGCGCTGGAGCAGAGGCGAGCCAAGTACATCGAGGCGTCGGCTCAAGCCAAAGCCGGCGGGGACGAGCGCAAGGCCCGCATGCACGACCGTATCGCTAAG CAATACCAGAGCGCCATCCGATCTCACAAAGCGGGAAAAGCGGTCAACTTTGATGAGCTTCCCGTTCCCCCAG GCTTTCCTCCCATTCCGGGCCAGAAGGCCACGACGACCGAGCAAGGCGTGGTCGCTGCCCTGGAGGCTGCCTCAAAGCTCTCAACTACCGATGATGCAAGTGCagatgaggaagaagaggaaaatgaGGTGGAG CCAAAGAAGACCACACTAAGCGTCCCGGCTGCGTCACGAGGTCGCAGAAGATCTCCGTCTGTTTCGCCCGAGAGAACATCCGCCAGAGATCTCTCAGCTGCAG GACTACCTCTCCTTGGTTCTGCAGCGGCACAGCAGCTGGCATTCCTCGAGGGCCGCCGCAAGCAGTACATGAAGGCAGCGCTTCACGCCAAGCAAAAGAACGATATGGAGCAGGCCAAGAGCTTCCTGCGCATCGCCAAGGGTCTCGAGGTCATGGTGGAGGCGGCGCGCAGCGGAAAAGCTGTGGACATCAGTGCG GTGCCCTCGCCCCCCGGTGACGAGGATGAGGACTTTGTCCTAGTGCACCACAGCGACGTGGGGCTTTCGAAGAAGGCGGAGCAGCTCTACGCGCAGTTGGCCAAGATCCTAAAAGAGCAACGCGAG AAATGTTTGACTCACTCCAAGCAATTCACCCACATGGGAAACATTACGGAGACCACCAA GTTTGAGAAGATGGCGGAGTCGTGTAAGAAGAGTATTGAGTTCCTCAAGATGTCTCAAGCCAAGGGGCTGCCTCCCCCTAAACATCATTTTGAGGACCGAACCTTCCACACAGTTAG GATGTTCCCAGATCTCAGCAGCACTGAGATGGTGGTGGTTATTGTGAAAGGGATGAATCTTCCTGCACCCAGTG GCATCCAATCAAACGACCTTGACGCTTACATCAAGTTCGACTTCCCCTACCCTAGCACG GAGCAACCACAGAGACACAAAACCAACGTCATAAAGAACAGCAACTGTCCAG AGTACAACCAGAGCTTcagcctgtcaatcaatcgCAACCACCGCGGCTTCAGGAGGGTAGTGACATCCAAAGGCCTCAAACTGGAGCTGCTGCACAAAGG TGGCTTCCTGCGGAGCGACAAGCCCATCGGGACGGCACACGTGAAGCTGGAACAGCTCGAGTCCCAGAGTGAAATCAGGGAAATTGTCGAG GTGATGGATGGCCGCAAGCCTACTGGCGGTCGCGTGGAAGTCCGCGTCCGCCTCCGGGAGCCTCTGAACGGGCAGGACACGCAGGCGAGCACTGTGCGCTGGCTGGTGGTGGAGCAGTCGCTG CTTCTCGTCTAG
- the cc2d1b gene encoding coiled-coil and C2 domain-containing protein 1B isoform X5, translating to MFGKKRREPLPKGRGAAAAKQMGLFVDMDPEDMMTMGADEGLDDPDLEAELAAITGGKAASGPGGKAKHKGRSPLPMEDIAKMADECMRDVDEDEDDDNLEDDEDLLAELQEVVGDEGEQPRGVSSSSAVTIVEPSSQEKSLSVVAAVPGSVQHTLEERLAMYKTALHNAKTAGEGAKSRRIERGLKTMESMLTAVKKGRQVSEAEIPPPVSTGTKSATPSAAPSVTPALPSPPEIIAPDGEEEELHSSASMLALADEPSQEQADSAQAHPSEEQAHPSEEQAHPSQEQAHTSREQAHTSQEQADPSQEQADPSQEQADPSQEQAEPSQEQAEPSQEQAEPSQEQADISPTANRNANERVATLLVQRQREYKMAALAAKKAGEAERAMVYFRTSKKFDSVIEALKQGQAVDLSGLPPPPGTSGSATPVKQNSQVPGPAAEAPALSAPGNVLEALEQRRAKYIEASAQAKAGGDERKARMHDRIAKQYQSAIRSHKAGKAVNFDELPVPPGFPPIPGQKATTTEQGVVAALEAASKLSTTDDASADEEEEENEPKKTTLSVPAASRGRRRSPSVSPERTSARDLSAAAAQQLAFLEGRRKQYMKAALHAKQKNDMEQAKSFLRIAKGLEVMVEAARSGKAVDISAVPSPPGDEDEDFVLVHHSDVGLSKKAEQLYAQLAKILKEQREKCLTHSKQFTHMGNITETTKFEKMAESCKKSIEFLKMSQAKGLPPPKHHFEDRTFHTVRMFPDLSSTEMVVVIVKGMNLPAPSGIQSNDLDAYIKFDFPYPSTEQPQRHKTNVIKNSNCPEYNQSFSLSINRNHRGFRRVVTSKGLKLELLHKGGFLRSDKPIGTAHVKLEQLESQSEIREIVEVMDGRKPTGGRVEVRVRLREPLNGQDTQASTVRWLVVEQSLLLV from the exons ATGTTCGGCAAGAAGAGGAGAGAGCCCCTCCCCAAAGGCAGGGGCGCCGCCGCTGCCAAGCAG ATGGGCCTGTTTGTAGATATGGACCCCGAGGACATGATGACGATGGGGGCCGATGAGGGTTTGGACGACCCGGACTTGGAGGCTGAGCTGGCTGCCATCACTGGAGGCAAAGCGGCCTCGGGTCCTGGGGGAAAAGCCAAGCACAAGGGAAGGA GCCCGCTTCCCATGGAGGACATCGCCAAAATGGCAGATGAGTGTATGCGAGATGTTGAcgaggatgaagatgatgacaaTCTAGAGGATGATGAAGACCTCCTG GCGGAGCTACAGGAAGTGGTGGGCGACGAAGGCGAGCAGCCCCGAGGTGTTTCTTCTTCATCTGCGGTAACTATCGTTGAACCTTCCTCACAG GAAAAGAGCCTGTCTGTTGTGGCAGCTGTGCCTGGCAGTGTGCAGCACACATTAGAAGAGCGGCTCGCCATGTACAAGACGGCACTGCACAATGCCAAGACGGCGGGCGAGGGCGCCAAATCCCGCCGGATCGAGCGTGGGCTAAAG ACGATGGAGTCCATGCTGACTGCTGTCAAGAAAGGCCGCCAAGTGAGCGAGGCGGAGATTCCTCCACCGGTCTCCACGGGAACTAAGAGCGCCACGCCAAGTGCCGCCCCTAGTGTAACCCCAGCTCTGCCCTCACCTCCTGAAATCATCGCGCCTGATGGCGAAGAGGAGGAACTGCACTCATCTGCCTCCATGCTAGCACTCGCTGATGAGCCATCACAGGAGCAGGCGGATTCGGCGCAGGCCCATCCGTCAGAGGAGCAGGCCCATCCGTCAGAGGAGCAGGCCCATCCGTCACAGGAACAAGCCCATACTTCACGGGAGCAAGCCCATACTTCACAAGAGCAGGCGGATCCTTCACAGGAGCAGGCGGATCCTTCACAGGAGCAGGCGGATCCTTCACAGGAGCAGGCGGAGCCTTCACAGGAGCAGGCGGAGCCTTCACAGGAGCAGGCGGAGCCTTCACAGGAGCAGGCAGACATCTCGCCAACCGCTAATAGGAATG CAAATGAGCGTGTGGCAACGCTGTTGGTGCAAAGGCAGCGAGAgtacaaaatggctgctttggCAGCCAAGAAGGCAGGAGAGGCGGAGCGAGCCATGGTTTACTTCAGGACCAGCAAG AAGTTCGATTCCGTGATCGAGGCCTTGAAACAAGGACAAGCTGTCGACCTGAGCGgcctgcctcctcctccag GCACAAGTGGCAGCGCAACGCCAGTCAAGCAAAACAGTCAAGTACCCGgaccggctgcagaagctccAG CCCTGTCGGCTCCTGGGAATGTACTGGAGGCGCTGGAGCAGAGGCGAGCCAAGTACATCGAGGCGTCGGCTCAAGCCAAAGCCGGCGGGGACGAGCGCAAGGCCCGCATGCACGACCGTATCGCTAAG CAATACCAGAGCGCCATCCGATCTCACAAAGCGGGAAAAGCGGTCAACTTTGATGAGCTTCCCGTTCCCCCAG GCTTTCCTCCCATTCCGGGCCAGAAGGCCACGACGACCGAGCAAGGCGTGGTCGCTGCCCTGGAGGCTGCCTCAAAGCTCTCAACTACCGATGATGCAAGTGCagatgaggaagaagaggaaaatgaG CCAAAGAAGACCACACTAAGCGTCCCGGCTGCGTCACGAGGTCGCAGAAGATCTCCGTCTGTTTCGCCCGAGAGAACATCCGCCAGAGATCTCTCAGCTGCAG CGGCACAGCAGCTGGCATTCCTCGAGGGCCGCCGCAAGCAGTACATGAAGGCAGCGCTTCACGCCAAGCAAAAGAACGATATGGAGCAGGCCAAGAGCTTCCTGCGCATCGCCAAGGGTCTCGAGGTCATGGTGGAGGCGGCGCGCAGCGGAAAAGCTGTGGACATCAGTGCG GTGCCCTCGCCCCCCGGTGACGAGGATGAGGACTTTGTCCTAGTGCACCACAGCGACGTGGGGCTTTCGAAGAAGGCGGAGCAGCTCTACGCGCAGTTGGCCAAGATCCTAAAAGAGCAACGCGAG AAATGTTTGACTCACTCCAAGCAATTCACCCACATGGGAAACATTACGGAGACCACCAA GTTTGAGAAGATGGCGGAGTCGTGTAAGAAGAGTATTGAGTTCCTCAAGATGTCTCAAGCCAAGGGGCTGCCTCCCCCTAAACATCATTTTGAGGACCGAACCTTCCACACAGTTAG GATGTTCCCAGATCTCAGCAGCACTGAGATGGTGGTGGTTATTGTGAAAGGGATGAATCTTCCTGCACCCAGTG GCATCCAATCAAACGACCTTGACGCTTACATCAAGTTCGACTTCCCCTACCCTAGCACG GAGCAACCACAGAGACACAAAACCAACGTCATAAAGAACAGCAACTGTCCAG AGTACAACCAGAGCTTcagcctgtcaatcaatcgCAACCACCGCGGCTTCAGGAGGGTAGTGACATCCAAAGGCCTCAAACTGGAGCTGCTGCACAAAGG TGGCTTCCTGCGGAGCGACAAGCCCATCGGGACGGCACACGTGAAGCTGGAACAGCTCGAGTCCCAGAGTGAAATCAGGGAAATTGTCGAG GTGATGGATGGCCGCAAGCCTACTGGCGGTCGCGTGGAAGTCCGCGTCCGCCTCCGGGAGCCTCTGAACGGGCAGGACACGCAGGCGAGCACTGTGCGCTGGCTGGTGGTGGAGCAGTCGCTG CTTCTCGTCTAG
- the cc2d1b gene encoding coiled-coil and C2 domain-containing protein 1B isoform X3 has translation MFGKKRREPLPKGRGAAAAKQMGLFVDMDPEDMMTMGADEGLDDPDLEAELAAITGGKAASGPGGKAKHKGRSPLPMEDIAKMADECMRDVDEDEDDDNLEDDEDLLAELQEVVGDEGEQPRGVSSSSAVTIVEPSSQEKSLSVVAAVPGSVQHTLEERLAMYKTALHNAKTAGEGAKSRRIERGLKTMESMLTAVKKGRQVSEAEIPPPVSTGTKSATPSAAPSVTPALPSPPEIIAPDGEEEELHSSASMLALADEPSQEQADSAQAHPSEEQAHPSEEQAHPSQEQAHTSREQAHTSQEQADPSQEQADPSQEQADPSQEQAEPSQEQAEPSQEQAEPSQEQADISPTANRNANERVATLLVQRQREYKMAALAAKKAGEAERAMVYFRTSKKFDSVIEALKQGQAVDLSGLPPPPGTSGSATPVKQNSQVPGPAAEAPALSAPGNVLEALEQRRAKYIEASAQAKAGGDERKARMHDRIAKQYQSAIRSHKAGKAVNFDELPVPPGFPPIPGQKATTTEQGVVAALEAASKLSTTDDASADEEEEENEVEPKKTTLSVPAASRGRRRSPSVSPERTSARDLSAAAAQQLAFLEGRRKQYMKAALHAKQKNDMEQAKSFLRIAKGLEVMVEAARSGKAVDISAVPSPPGDEDEDFVLVHHSDVGLSKKAEQLYAQLAKILKEQREKCLTHSKQFTHMGNITETTKFEKMAESCKKSIEFLKMSQAKGLPPPKHHFEDRTFHTVRMFPDLSSTEMVVVIVKGMNLPAPSGIQSNDLDAYIKFDFPYPSTEQPQRHKTNVIKNSNCPEYNQSFSLSINRNHRGFRRVVTSKGLKLELLHKGGFLRSDKPIGTAHVKLEQLESQSEIREIVEVMDGRKPTGGRVEVRVRLREPLNGQDTQASTVRWLVVEQSLLLV, from the exons ATGTTCGGCAAGAAGAGGAGAGAGCCCCTCCCCAAAGGCAGGGGCGCCGCCGCTGCCAAGCAG ATGGGCCTGTTTGTAGATATGGACCCCGAGGACATGATGACGATGGGGGCCGATGAGGGTTTGGACGACCCGGACTTGGAGGCTGAGCTGGCTGCCATCACTGGAGGCAAAGCGGCCTCGGGTCCTGGGGGAAAAGCCAAGCACAAGGGAAGGA GCCCGCTTCCCATGGAGGACATCGCCAAAATGGCAGATGAGTGTATGCGAGATGTTGAcgaggatgaagatgatgacaaTCTAGAGGATGATGAAGACCTCCTG GCGGAGCTACAGGAAGTGGTGGGCGACGAAGGCGAGCAGCCCCGAGGTGTTTCTTCTTCATCTGCGGTAACTATCGTTGAACCTTCCTCACAG GAAAAGAGCCTGTCTGTTGTGGCAGCTGTGCCTGGCAGTGTGCAGCACACATTAGAAGAGCGGCTCGCCATGTACAAGACGGCACTGCACAATGCCAAGACGGCGGGCGAGGGCGCCAAATCCCGCCGGATCGAGCGTGGGCTAAAG ACGATGGAGTCCATGCTGACTGCTGTCAAGAAAGGCCGCCAAGTGAGCGAGGCGGAGATTCCTCCACCGGTCTCCACGGGAACTAAGAGCGCCACGCCAAGTGCCGCCCCTAGTGTAACCCCAGCTCTGCCCTCACCTCCTGAAATCATCGCGCCTGATGGCGAAGAGGAGGAACTGCACTCATCTGCCTCCATGCTAGCACTCGCTGATGAGCCATCACAGGAGCAGGCGGATTCGGCGCAGGCCCATCCGTCAGAGGAGCAGGCCCATCCGTCAGAGGAGCAGGCCCATCCGTCACAGGAACAAGCCCATACTTCACGGGAGCAAGCCCATACTTCACAAGAGCAGGCGGATCCTTCACAGGAGCAGGCGGATCCTTCACAGGAGCAGGCGGATCCTTCACAGGAGCAGGCGGAGCCTTCACAGGAGCAGGCGGAGCCTTCACAGGAGCAGGCGGAGCCTTCACAGGAGCAGGCAGACATCTCGCCAACCGCTAATAGGAATG CAAATGAGCGTGTGGCAACGCTGTTGGTGCAAAGGCAGCGAGAgtacaaaatggctgctttggCAGCCAAGAAGGCAGGAGAGGCGGAGCGAGCCATGGTTTACTTCAGGACCAGCAAG AAGTTCGATTCCGTGATCGAGGCCTTGAAACAAGGACAAGCTGTCGACCTGAGCGgcctgcctcctcctccag GCACAAGTGGCAGCGCAACGCCAGTCAAGCAAAACAGTCAAGTACCCGgaccggctgcagaagctccAG CCCTGTCGGCTCCTGGGAATGTACTGGAGGCGCTGGAGCAGAGGCGAGCCAAGTACATCGAGGCGTCGGCTCAAGCCAAAGCCGGCGGGGACGAGCGCAAGGCCCGCATGCACGACCGTATCGCTAAG CAATACCAGAGCGCCATCCGATCTCACAAAGCGGGAAAAGCGGTCAACTTTGATGAGCTTCCCGTTCCCCCAG GCTTTCCTCCCATTCCGGGCCAGAAGGCCACGACGACCGAGCAAGGCGTGGTCGCTGCCCTGGAGGCTGCCTCAAAGCTCTCAACTACCGATGATGCAAGTGCagatgaggaagaagaggaaaatgaGGTGGAG CCAAAGAAGACCACACTAAGCGTCCCGGCTGCGTCACGAGGTCGCAGAAGATCTCCGTCTGTTTCGCCCGAGAGAACATCCGCCAGAGATCTCTCAGCTGCAG CGGCACAGCAGCTGGCATTCCTCGAGGGCCGCCGCAAGCAGTACATGAAGGCAGCGCTTCACGCCAAGCAAAAGAACGATATGGAGCAGGCCAAGAGCTTCCTGCGCATCGCCAAGGGTCTCGAGGTCATGGTGGAGGCGGCGCGCAGCGGAAAAGCTGTGGACATCAGTGCG GTGCCCTCGCCCCCCGGTGACGAGGATGAGGACTTTGTCCTAGTGCACCACAGCGACGTGGGGCTTTCGAAGAAGGCGGAGCAGCTCTACGCGCAGTTGGCCAAGATCCTAAAAGAGCAACGCGAG AAATGTTTGACTCACTCCAAGCAATTCACCCACATGGGAAACATTACGGAGACCACCAA GTTTGAGAAGATGGCGGAGTCGTGTAAGAAGAGTATTGAGTTCCTCAAGATGTCTCAAGCCAAGGGGCTGCCTCCCCCTAAACATCATTTTGAGGACCGAACCTTCCACACAGTTAG GATGTTCCCAGATCTCAGCAGCACTGAGATGGTGGTGGTTATTGTGAAAGGGATGAATCTTCCTGCACCCAGTG GCATCCAATCAAACGACCTTGACGCTTACATCAAGTTCGACTTCCCCTACCCTAGCACG GAGCAACCACAGAGACACAAAACCAACGTCATAAAGAACAGCAACTGTCCAG AGTACAACCAGAGCTTcagcctgtcaatcaatcgCAACCACCGCGGCTTCAGGAGGGTAGTGACATCCAAAGGCCTCAAACTGGAGCTGCTGCACAAAGG TGGCTTCCTGCGGAGCGACAAGCCCATCGGGACGGCACACGTGAAGCTGGAACAGCTCGAGTCCCAGAGTGAAATCAGGGAAATTGTCGAG GTGATGGATGGCCGCAAGCCTACTGGCGGTCGCGTGGAAGTCCGCGTCCGCCTCCGGGAGCCTCTGAACGGGCAGGACACGCAGGCGAGCACTGTGCGCTGGCTGGTGGTGGAGCAGTCGCTG CTTCTCGTCTAG